In Phycodurus eques isolate BA_2022a chromosome 10, UOR_Pequ_1.1, whole genome shotgun sequence, a genomic segment contains:
- the zhx3a gene encoding zinc fingers and homeoboxes protein 3 isoform X1: protein MASKRKSTVPCMIPSKSKHVREEIILGSLPELLPTIPEDGILSISGEESGHVSHSSSKSECGSEVQKGGTYSCPPCSFESRDLNYYLDHMHNCHLDFRAHPTFYCLNCGISVVRFEALALHNANTHPKIMEGLMTASLSVNKRDGITAVEQSLFTDNGDPYRESGISLSKTPIAKMMRAKGEHKRIVVSHTVEVLKKVSGKDVDPNMLTNVPELQNGALSVSGAQAMPRTAVSHVIATAVSNQVFHQHTPSLYTPPSSDSNKDLPKVMIPLSSIPTYDAAMDTSSFLKTSFGKFPYPTKAELCYLTVVSEFPEEQIKLWFTAQRLKQGISWSPEEIEEARRKMFNTVFQGGAPQKQPATQRHVNHIVTHHTVTTPSGSKGPHFPMAEVPYGSIRNKPVGVIAKQASMSTNPHVTRVSYSTPLLPQKVPSLVRTTQTLTKNIQPTAEPDKSSNGLTVDVAAGCGSSRSSSSSSTCSNSSSITSYSSSGVSGENVSRKTGNNSSATNGIHNFAAGSTNISNNDLHYPNDKTRNSLLTGPEGLSSHGAVENTSNINHHKNNNHNSAIISPQEQADTLKKDERRDIQSNSSSITNENPASKDSVPHLNHASTSPNQSTTSTTVITKGSSSGIDEGKCNKEFSIKGMSILQQLIKEDDLFTGDRSCSELKFEPIKINFRRLKMNESESTSEIAHQDHKSEIAEGSFSPPWANKNAQQLRILRQAFSSARWPNSQQYEDLSIQTGLPKSEVVRWFSDSRHSHKNGQLKWLETYLRPAVDAEEASGRGDVEAKSQKDLPAAKKKHIEQDVNKPLEGEGGINTDQRLQWQDFNSPLHGLMGTEGSRELIKAETSTQPGVLMDAWPERDHQQLTASQPLIEQPNDANQTRDRLRMELLEV, encoded by the coding sequence ATGGCCAGCAAGAGGAAATCCACCGTACCCTGCATGATACCATCCAAATCCAAACATGTGCGCGAGGAAATTATACTGGGCTCACTGCCAGAACTCCTACCAACAATCCCAGAAGACGGCATActcagcatctctggagaggAGTCTGGCCATGTCTCTCACAGCTCATCCAAATCCGAATGTGGCAGCGAGGTGCAGAAAGGAGGTACATacagttgtccaccatgctcTTTCGAGTCCAGAGATTTAAACTACTATTTGGATCACATGCACAACTGCCACTTAGACTTCAGGGCCCATCCCACTTTCTACTGCTTGAACTGTGGGATCTCAGTTGTTCGCTTTGAGGCTCTGGCTCTGCATAATGCCAACACGCATCCTAAAATCATGGAGGGCTTGATGACCGCCTCCCTGAGTGTCAACAAGAGGGATGGCATCACAGCAGTGGAGCAAAGCCTCTTCACGGACAATGGAGACCCCTACCGAGAATCTGGAATCTCCCTTAGCAAAACCCCTATTGCAAAGATGATGAGAGCCAAGGGAGAGCACAAAAGGATTGTAGTATCTCATACCGTGGAAGTATTGAAGAAAGTCAGTGGGAAAGACGTAGACCCCAACATGCTGACAAATGTGCCTGAACTCCAAAATGGGGCTCTCAGTGTTTCTGGCGCCCAAGCTATGCCGAGGACAGCTGTTAGTCACGTGATTGCGACAGCAGTGTCCAACCAAGTCTTTCACCAGCACACTCCCTCCCTGTACACCCCACCTTCCTCCGATTCCAATAAAGACCTTCCAAAGGTGATGATCCCTCTGAGCAGCATCCCTACCTACGATGCCGCCATGGACACCAGCAGCTTTCTTAAGACGTCCTTTGGCAAGTTCCCCTACCCGACCAAAGCTGAGCTCTGTTACCTGACAGTAGTGTCAGAGTTCCCCGAAGAGCAGATCAAACTGTGGTTTACTGCCCAAAGACTCAAGCAGGGCATAAGCTGGTCTCCGGAGGAAATAGAAGAGGCCAGGAGGAAGATGTTCAACACCGTGTTCCAGGGTGGAGCACCCCAAAAGCAACCTGCCACGCAGCGTCATGTCAATCACATTGTTACTCACCACACCGTAACAACCCCTTCAGGTTCAAAAGGACCACACTTTCCAATGGCTGAAGTCCCCTATGGCAGCATAAGAAACAAGCCTGTCGGAGTCATTGCTAAGCAGGCCAGCATGTCAACTAATCCCCATGTGACGAGGGTCTCGTACTCGACTCCGCTTCTCCCTCAGAAGGTTCCGTCTCTGGTTAGAACAACGCAGACACTGACCAAGAATATTCAACCCACTGCGGAGCCAGATAAGAGCAGCAATGGCCTCACCGTGGACGTGGCGGCTGGATGCGGCAGCAGTCgcagcagcagtagcagcagCACTTGCAGCAATAGCAGCAGCATCACCAGCTATTCAAGCAGCGGTGTCAGTGGTGAGAACGTCTCCCGGAAAACCGGGAATAACAGCAGCGCGACCAACGGGATCCACAACTTTGCTGCCGGCTCCACAAATATTAGCAATAATGATTTGCACTACCCCAACGACAAGACACGCAACAGTTTACTGACGGGACCGGAAGGTTTAAGCAGTCACGGCGCCGTAGAAAACACCAGCAACATCAATcatcacaaaaataacaatcatAACAGCGCCATCATCAGTCCTCAAGAGCAGGCTGACACCTTGAAGAAGGACGAGCGACGCGACATTCAGAGCAACAGCAGCAGTATTACCAATGAAAACCCTGCCTCTAAAGACAGTGTTCCCCACCTGAACCATGCCAGCACTTCCCCTAATCAAagcaccaccagcaccaccgTCATCACAAAAGGTAGTTCATCTGGGATTGATGAGGGTAAATGCAACAAGGAGTTTAGCATAAAAGGCATGTCAATCTTGCAGCAACTTATCAAGGAGGATGACCTTTTTACCGGAGACAGAAGTTGCTCAGAGCTGAAATTTGAACCCATCAAGATCAACTTCAGGAgactgaaaatgaatgaaagcgAGAGCACCTCTGAGATTGCACATCAAGATCACAAGTCGGAGATAGCCGAAGGGTCCTTCTCACCCCCCTGGGCCAACAAGAATGCCCAGCAGCTGCGCATCCTTCGCCAGGCTTTTTCCAGCGCACGCTGGCCCAACAGTCAGCAATACGAGGACTTAAGCATCCAGACGGGCCTGCCTAAGTCAGAGGTGGTACGCTGGTTCAGTGACAGCCGCCACAGTCACAAGAATGGACAGCTGAAGTGGCTGGAGACCTATCTGCGACCAGCTGTAGATGCAGAGGAAGCCAGTGGCAGAGGAGATGTTGAAGCCAAATCGCAGAAGGACCTGCCGGCTGCCAAAAAGAAACATATTGAACAAGATGTGAACAAGCCCCTCGAAGGGGAAGGAGGAATAAACACTGACCAACGGCTTCAATGGCAGGATTTCAACTCACCACTGCACGGTCTGATGGGGACTGAGGGAAGCAGAGAGCTAATCAAAGCTGAGACCTCCACACAGCCGGGAGTCTTGATGGACGCCTGGCCAGAAAGAGACCATCAGCAGCTAACTGCCAGTCAGCCACTTATTGAACAACCCAACGATGCCAATCAGACCAG
- the fam83d gene encoding protein FAM83D, with protein MALSQCLDDSLLRAKATHTGAALCDLQEVYNERHRLALEELLSGGVDSFLAFLRKESIANFLSDDELQWIRGAAVAPRRVSVLGEDQAPPEQSLSSSVDCSSVTYFPEVSDVEPPPLEIGWPAFTAGSYRGVTRAVAHFQPSYGVNIYACKEAARKMISSAREVIAIVTDSLTDLDIFKDLQEACSVRKVPVYILLDQSSCSAFLKMCRNISVSLDDLQQMRVRTITGTTYYTRSGARITGRVHERFMLIDGNRAATGSYRFNWTDGKLNTSNLIELSGQITEKFDEEFRILYAQSLPLNIRGPASVQNSAILEHIPSKHLLTSSPYLSRVRSLEQVFLTSTPGHKISTSSFQPPCVGSAPEVGQSNSRASNTSTIGEAWLDQQRMQEEILACGLIPPAEESATSKPLPPGVESCHVATQTGLSVEDGDAQTDLQLTQDPNLTLRQNKASSLRLIIPTQAAPADTVKDCLSNLTKERQRHYSAIRSKLEHMMATVSQRRELADIGVMTQGRRGVNKEILGADPTLAENAVMVTWPRARCVH; from the exons ATGGCGCTGTCTCAGTGCCTGGACGACTCACTCTTAAGGGCGAAGGCAACACACACAGGGGCCGCGTTGTGTGACCTCCAGGAGGTGTACAACGAGAGACACCGGCTCGCCTTGGAGGAGCTGTTGTCCGGGGGGGTTGACAGCTTTCTCGCTTTTCTTAGGAAGGAGTCCATCGCCAACTTCCTGTCTGACGATGAGCTCCAGTGGATCCGGGGCGCCGCCGTGGCTCCCCGGCGCGTGTCGGTGCTCGGCGAGGACCAGGCGCCGCCGGAGCAGTCTCTCAGCAGCTCGGTTGACTGTTCGTCGGTGACTTACTTCCCCGAGGTGTCGGACGTGGAGCCGCCGCCGCTGGAGATCGGCTGGCCCGCCTTCACTGCGGGCTCTTACCGGGGAGTCACCAGGGCCGTGGCTCACTTCCAGCCAAGCTATGGGGTTAACATCTACGCCTGCAAAGAAGCTGCAAGGAAAATGATCAGCAGTGCCAGAGAG GTGATTGCCATAGTTACGGATTCCCTGACAGACCTGGATATCTTTAAGGATCTTCAAGAGGCGTGTTCTGTCCGCAAAGTCCCCGTTTACATTCTGCTGGACCAGTCAAGCTGTTCCGCTTTCCTCAAGATGTGCAGAAACATTAGCGTTAGCTTGGATGACCTTCAG CAAATGAGAGTGAGAACCATAACTGGCACGACTTATTACACAAGATCAGGAGCAAGAATCACTGGGAGAGTTCATGAGCGGTTCATGCTGATTGATGGGAACCGTGCAGCTACAGGTTCATACAG GTTCAACTGGACTGATGGCAAATTGAACACCAGCAACTTAATCGAGCTTTCTGGTCAAATAACAGAAAAGTTTGACGAAGAGTTCCGGATTCTTTATGCACAGTCTCTTCCCTTGAATATCCGAGGACCTGCAAGTGTACAAAACAGTGCGATCCTTGAGCACATTCCTAGCAAGCATCTGCTCACCTCCTCCCCATACCTGAGCAGGGTGAGGTCATTGGAGCAAGTGTTTCTGACCAGCACACCAGGCCATAAAATCAGCACTTCATCCTTCCAGCCTCCCTGTGTGGgctccgctccagaggtgggtcaAAGCAACAGCAGAGCATCAAACACTTCTACTATTGGCGAGGCCTGGTTGGATCAGCAGCGAATGCAAGAAGAAATCCTGGCCTGTGGTCTGATTCCCCCAGCAGAGGAGTCTGCAACAAGCAAGCCTTTACCACCGGGTGTAGAGTCCTGCCACGTGGCCACTCAGACCGGTTTATCAGTGGAAGACGGTGACGCGCAGACAGACCTCCAACTCACGCAGGACCCAAATCTCACACTCCGCCAGAACAAGGCCTCCTCTCTCAGGCTGATCATCCCCACCCAGGCAGCTCCAGCTGACACCGTGAAGGACTGCCTCAGCAATCTGACCAAAGAGCGCCAACGCCACTACTCAGCCATCCGCTCCAAGCTGGAACACATGATGGCCACCGTGTCACAACGGCGAGAGCTAGCAGACATTGGCGTTATGACTCAAGGTCGACGGGGGGTAAACAAAGAGATCCTGGGGGCAGACCCTACCCTTGCTGAGAATGCAGTCATGGTCACCTGGCCAAGAGCCAGATGTGTACACTAG
- the zhx3a gene encoding zinc fingers and homeoboxes protein 3 isoform X2: MASKRKSTVPCMIPSKSKHVREEIILGSLPELLPTIPEDGILSISGEESGHVSHSSSKSECGSEVQKGGTYSCPPCSFESRDLNYYLDHMHNCHLDFRAHPTFYCLNCGISVVRFEALALHNANTHPKIMEGLMTASLSVNKRDGITAVEQSLFTDNGDPYRESGISLSKTPIAKMMRAKGEHKRIVVSHTVEVLKKVSGKDVDPNMLTNVPELQNGALSVSGAQAMPRTAVSHVIATAVSNQVFHQHTPSLYTPPSSDSNKDLPKVMIPLSSIPTYDAAMDTSSFLKTSFGKFPYPTKAELCYLTVVSEFPEEQIKLWFTAQRLKQGISWSPEEIEEARRKMFNTVFQGGAPQKQPATQRHVNHIVTHHTVTTPSGSKGPHFPMAEVPYGSIRNKPVGVIAKQASMSTNPHVTRVSYSTPLLPQKVPSLVRTTQTLTKNIQPTAEPDKSSNGLTVDVAAGCGSSRSSSSSSTCSNSSSITSYSSSGVSGENVSRKTGNNSSATNGIHNFAAGSTNISNNDLHYPNDKTRNSLLTGPEGLSSHGAVENTSNINHHKNNNHNSAIISPQEQADTLKKDERRDIQSNSSSITNENPASKDSVPHLNHASTSPNQSTTSTTVITKGSSSGIDEGKCNKEFSIKGMSILQQLIKEDDLFTGDRSCSELKFEPIKINFRRLKMNESESTSEIAHQDHKSEIAEGSFSPPWANKNAQQLRILRQAFSSARWPNSQQYEDLSIQTGLPKSEVVRWFSDSRHSHKNGQLKWLETYLRPAVDAEEASGRGDVEAKSQKDLPAAKKKHIEQDVNKPLEGEGGINTDQRLQWQDFNSPLHGLMGTEGSRELIKAETSTQPGVLMDAWPERDHQQLTASQPLIEQPNDANQTR, translated from the coding sequence ATGGCCAGCAAGAGGAAATCCACCGTACCCTGCATGATACCATCCAAATCCAAACATGTGCGCGAGGAAATTATACTGGGCTCACTGCCAGAACTCCTACCAACAATCCCAGAAGACGGCATActcagcatctctggagaggAGTCTGGCCATGTCTCTCACAGCTCATCCAAATCCGAATGTGGCAGCGAGGTGCAGAAAGGAGGTACATacagttgtccaccatgctcTTTCGAGTCCAGAGATTTAAACTACTATTTGGATCACATGCACAACTGCCACTTAGACTTCAGGGCCCATCCCACTTTCTACTGCTTGAACTGTGGGATCTCAGTTGTTCGCTTTGAGGCTCTGGCTCTGCATAATGCCAACACGCATCCTAAAATCATGGAGGGCTTGATGACCGCCTCCCTGAGTGTCAACAAGAGGGATGGCATCACAGCAGTGGAGCAAAGCCTCTTCACGGACAATGGAGACCCCTACCGAGAATCTGGAATCTCCCTTAGCAAAACCCCTATTGCAAAGATGATGAGAGCCAAGGGAGAGCACAAAAGGATTGTAGTATCTCATACCGTGGAAGTATTGAAGAAAGTCAGTGGGAAAGACGTAGACCCCAACATGCTGACAAATGTGCCTGAACTCCAAAATGGGGCTCTCAGTGTTTCTGGCGCCCAAGCTATGCCGAGGACAGCTGTTAGTCACGTGATTGCGACAGCAGTGTCCAACCAAGTCTTTCACCAGCACACTCCCTCCCTGTACACCCCACCTTCCTCCGATTCCAATAAAGACCTTCCAAAGGTGATGATCCCTCTGAGCAGCATCCCTACCTACGATGCCGCCATGGACACCAGCAGCTTTCTTAAGACGTCCTTTGGCAAGTTCCCCTACCCGACCAAAGCTGAGCTCTGTTACCTGACAGTAGTGTCAGAGTTCCCCGAAGAGCAGATCAAACTGTGGTTTACTGCCCAAAGACTCAAGCAGGGCATAAGCTGGTCTCCGGAGGAAATAGAAGAGGCCAGGAGGAAGATGTTCAACACCGTGTTCCAGGGTGGAGCACCCCAAAAGCAACCTGCCACGCAGCGTCATGTCAATCACATTGTTACTCACCACACCGTAACAACCCCTTCAGGTTCAAAAGGACCACACTTTCCAATGGCTGAAGTCCCCTATGGCAGCATAAGAAACAAGCCTGTCGGAGTCATTGCTAAGCAGGCCAGCATGTCAACTAATCCCCATGTGACGAGGGTCTCGTACTCGACTCCGCTTCTCCCTCAGAAGGTTCCGTCTCTGGTTAGAACAACGCAGACACTGACCAAGAATATTCAACCCACTGCGGAGCCAGATAAGAGCAGCAATGGCCTCACCGTGGACGTGGCGGCTGGATGCGGCAGCAGTCgcagcagcagtagcagcagCACTTGCAGCAATAGCAGCAGCATCACCAGCTATTCAAGCAGCGGTGTCAGTGGTGAGAACGTCTCCCGGAAAACCGGGAATAACAGCAGCGCGACCAACGGGATCCACAACTTTGCTGCCGGCTCCACAAATATTAGCAATAATGATTTGCACTACCCCAACGACAAGACACGCAACAGTTTACTGACGGGACCGGAAGGTTTAAGCAGTCACGGCGCCGTAGAAAACACCAGCAACATCAATcatcacaaaaataacaatcatAACAGCGCCATCATCAGTCCTCAAGAGCAGGCTGACACCTTGAAGAAGGACGAGCGACGCGACATTCAGAGCAACAGCAGCAGTATTACCAATGAAAACCCTGCCTCTAAAGACAGTGTTCCCCACCTGAACCATGCCAGCACTTCCCCTAATCAAagcaccaccagcaccaccgTCATCACAAAAGGTAGTTCATCTGGGATTGATGAGGGTAAATGCAACAAGGAGTTTAGCATAAAAGGCATGTCAATCTTGCAGCAACTTATCAAGGAGGATGACCTTTTTACCGGAGACAGAAGTTGCTCAGAGCTGAAATTTGAACCCATCAAGATCAACTTCAGGAgactgaaaatgaatgaaagcgAGAGCACCTCTGAGATTGCACATCAAGATCACAAGTCGGAGATAGCCGAAGGGTCCTTCTCACCCCCCTGGGCCAACAAGAATGCCCAGCAGCTGCGCATCCTTCGCCAGGCTTTTTCCAGCGCACGCTGGCCCAACAGTCAGCAATACGAGGACTTAAGCATCCAGACGGGCCTGCCTAAGTCAGAGGTGGTACGCTGGTTCAGTGACAGCCGCCACAGTCACAAGAATGGACAGCTGAAGTGGCTGGAGACCTATCTGCGACCAGCTGTAGATGCAGAGGAAGCCAGTGGCAGAGGAGATGTTGAAGCCAAATCGCAGAAGGACCTGCCGGCTGCCAAAAAGAAACATATTGAACAAGATGTGAACAAGCCCCTCGAAGGGGAAGGAGGAATAAACACTGACCAACGGCTTCAATGGCAGGATTTCAACTCACCACTGCACGGTCTGATGGGGACTGAGGGAAGCAGAGAGCTAATCAAAGCTGAGACCTCCACACAGCCGGGAGTCTTGATGGACGCCTGGCCAGAAAGAGACCATCAGCAGCTAACTGCCAGTCAGCCACTTATTGAACAACCCAACGATGCCAATCAGACCAGGTAA